The following is a genomic window from Heptranchias perlo isolate sHepPer1 chromosome 6, sHepPer1.hap1, whole genome shotgun sequence.
AGCAAAGGAGGTTCCTATTGAGGCAGACGGGCCAGTTTCTGGCAAAAGGAGACATATCAAACTGCTTGGAAGAAGCTGGGAAACATTGGCCATGTTTCGGCCATGATCCCGGTGCACGTGCCTATTAAGGCCGGTGGCAGGGCCACGGCAAATTGGTCCTCCTGCCTCATTAGAATACGGGCTTAGAGACATAATGACCAGAATATCTgtttttttagatgttggttgagcaataaatgtagagtggtaccactgagccacagcgaaCAATGGAGTCATGTATAGTCAAACTCCTGATGAGCATTGTGACAATCAGCtttctttcatggtcatttttcttgCTGCTGGTGTCACTAGTTACCAGATTGAATTCAAATTACTATGGTAGGATACGAACTCTCAacttctgggttgctagtccagtgccATAAGCACTACACTACCGTCCCTCATGTTTGCAATGAACAGAACTAGACACATAACTTACcttctgcaaatgaacatcagCAGCAACACCATCGCAACAAACGTAACTGCAACCGCTATCGAGATTTTCAAAAGAAAGAGATCTTTTTGTTCCGGCTCTGCAAATAACAACACAAACTCCTATTACTGTCTACTAGATTCAATGGCACGTCTCCAGACGAAATGCAGACAACTATGTGCAAGGTAGAATATAATACCTCTGATATATTTGTTGAATGATAAAGAATTACTATAATTAAACCTAGTTGAGTAGTATCTCTTACTAACTCACAGCTGCAAACTCTGCAACAGAGCAGGCAGTGAAAATTGCTAGTTGGTGATGCTTTTAGAACCTACTCCTGGTCTATTCatgggagacacacaatgggacCACCAAGATACACCTCTCGCTCTCCAATGGTTTTTTCTTCCCTAAGGAAAAGGTCATTATTCCCAAAGAACACccataaatattacatagaattacattacgtagaatatacagcacagaaacaggtcattcagcccaactggtccatgccgatgtttatgctccacgcgaacctcctcccacccctcttcatctaaccctatcagtttaaccttctattcctttctccctcatatgtttatctagctttcccttaaaagcatctatgctatttgcctcaacaactccatgtggtagtgagttctacattctaaccactctctgggtaaagaagtttctcctgaattccttattggatttattagtgactatcttatatttatggcccccaagtGGAACAATCTTCTctgcgtctactctatcaaaccctatcattatcttaaagaccttaattaggtcacccctcagccttctcttttttagagaaaacagccacagcctgttcagcctttcctgaataTGAAACACCAAATCCCTATAAACGCAGAATGCTACAGTCAGCTTTTGCAAGTTAAATATGTGGTGCATGCGACCGGATTAAAAAGAGACCACGCTCGAGAGTTGCATCATCAGTCATCAAGAAGAAACCACTATGGTCCATTCCAACACTATTTCTGGTGCTAGTGGTATGGTATGGATGTTAATCAAGTGCTCTGTACATCAGAATGTAAGAAAATAAGGAGTCTGAAAGGGCTATTCGGGTCTACTTAATCTTAGTTCCCCAGCCAGCTAATTTTTTAGTGTTAGTAGGGTGTGCGAGGTATATTTGTTTTCTCCTGTTGAAATGTGTAAAGTGCTCAAAATGTCCAACCAACCTCCTGAGCAACTTCGAAATATGGCATCGCAACCAATGTGCACTGAGGCAGGTGTGACACTACCtcctggagggggtggggggggccaggTGATAATTCCTGGCCCAATGTGTTTGGGAGTCAGATCGGGGCCTGACTCCTTGGTTATACCACCACTTCTGTGCACCCATAACTGCTTTGCCCTTGTGCAAAAGTGGTGGTATAAGCTGCACCCTTTGAGTTGTACATTCCAAAAAACAGCCTGTTGCTTTCCTCTGAATTCTTTCTAATGCAGCAATATCCTAGTGCTTTTTTGTCTCTATATTGACAATCATTGAGAGCCTACCTAAATACTGATTATATTCCATAAAAGGTCTTGGGAATTTTCCCTACGATTGATGCCGGACGTATTAGTCTCCGGAAAATGAAGTTCTGGGACGATGACTTCAGAAACACAGTTCAGAGTATCCCTCAGAACTAGAAAAATTCATAGTGGGAAGTTCAAAGTATCTAACCCACACCACCCTTCCCCTTGCCCTTCtgctctccttcccccccacctcttCCCCCTGTCCCCCTCCGATAGATGGGTGGCCCAGCATAGATCCAGTTCTAGATTTTATGGGTAAGGTGAAGTCTTATCTCCAGCTTGCTGATGGGACACGAAAACAGCTGGTTTGGGAACCTGGGGCCGCAGGTGGGTCATCACACAGGTAAGGATCAGCGAGGGGATGTAATATTGGCagagaatttcctcagagctgctcccactccctaACTTCACCTGAAGAGCAGCAGAAACCGTTTAGCTTAAGTTTTGACAAGGTTATACTCTTACCAATATTGACAGGCTGACTCCAGTCACTCCAGAGAGAGCCGTGTAAGCCATTGTTAATTCTGGCTCTCACTTGCACGGAGTAGCTTTTCATTCGATTTCCGATGTTCCACTTTTCCAATTGTACATTTTCAATCTAAAACAGTGTAATAATCATTAGAGCACTAGAAGGACAGGCGATAATACATACATCAGTGCAATTCATATTATTTCAATTTAATGGAGGAAAATTACATTGTTAGATAAATAATGATGAAGAAATAATGAAAATGAAGCAGCTTATGCTAATCTACAGTAGGaactagacaacatccaggcttgggctgacaagtagcAGGTAACATGACTGTCTCCAACAAGAAGAAACCCAACCAGCAACCCCTGACTTTCAACTGAACCATCATGATGGGCTAGAAATCCGATCACACCAGCGTTGCTCACATCCCGAGGGATCCTGCAAACAGCTCCAGTGAGGAATTATCTACATCTACTTGGTTAAAGTGGGCAACCAGTAAAGATGTGATCAGACTTCTGTTCTTTGTTAAACACATTTAATATAGAACCAGCAAGAAACATATTAAGGGGTTCCAGCTTATTATCAGTACCTGCAGACAGCAGATATGAAGCCATCTTACACCCGGCCCCCTTTGCACATCTACTTCCTGAGTTTACAGGAAGTGCCACACCAGCCTTCTTAAAGTGACAGCTGGTACTACATTGGTTGGCCTTCTGCATATTACAAACCTCAGTAAGATCAGCACTTATTTACCTTTTTGACATTGTTGCTCCAATCTGTGATACGTATTTGATAAAAAAAGAAATTTGAAGGATGTTTGCCACCTGGGTGTTCCCATTCTACTTCACTTTCTGTTACTTTAACATTGATTGGAGGACTGGATTTATCTGAAACAAGAAAGATAACTTATTAAAACAAATGCACCAACAGATTTGCCCATATTATTATCTATCGCTAATACTGTACTCTATTGTTATTAATGGAAACGTGGGATAAATAGGATGTGTTCATTTGGACTAGGGGGTTTTAATCAACATGGGAATTCAATTAACAGGCTTTAACTACCGTACAGTGGAGACCTAAAGACAATATAATATTAAAGTGAGTAGGCCTTACAGCAGATCACTGGTACGATATCTTTACAATacggatttgtcagcttttggcTTGATTCAGCAACACAGATTGTAGCCTTGTCGAAGGGATTCAATTCAAACTTCTGAACATGGCAGGTAACATTTCTCCGTCCATTCTTATGATAGTTGGTGCAGTTCTTAATTTTTTTGGAGTATTTAAGCCTTGAAAAAATAATATTTAAGGAATAAATGTGTGCGTAGGATATAATatttcatctcagttttaaaaaaaagtacggcTAAAAAGTTGCTGTCGGTGTTAAGCTCAAGGGGACGTTACAGACCTGTCATTTCAGGCATGATGCTTAGTGCCAAATTGGCGTCCAGAAGCGGCTCACCAGGGGTTGGGGCTGACGCAATATTGGGCAGCGCGGAGGCCTTCTGGCTGGCAGCATGGTAAGTAGTCGTGGAGAGttcagaaggggagaggggaggaatccCCGGGCGACAGCACTCCAAACTATTATTTCAGGGTCCacaagagcactcctgctcctcctggtgccGCATAAATAGATTTTTACTTACCTTGGACGGCCTCTGCGTCTGGTCCTGGGTGTCCACGGCAGACTCTTTGCCCAGTAGACCGCAATAATGGCTTTGGGGTCCTCTCTACGTAACAGGACCCCGATTAGCATAAATTCACGAGGCTTCCCCTTGAGCCAGGCGCGTGCCTCAGCCGCCTGGCTTTAAGATATCCGCCGGGGCAGGGGGCGGTGGGAAGAGAAGTAAGCGGACTGttttgattttaactcccataCTTGTCCGGTTCCAGCTGCCTGAAGAGAGTTAAAATCCCCACTCTCAATTCTGCTTTAATCACccttttaaatttataattctgGAAGAATTTCTTACTGTTGCATTTGTCTACTACAGCTAGACCGgtaagctgatagggttagatgaagtcgggagggaagaagctcgtgtggagcataaatgccggcataggccagttgggccgaatggcctgtttctgtgctgcagttttgatgtaactcgatgtgactCCTTCCTAGCTCCCTCTTTATCTCAaagtgccatggtgggatttgaactcactgaCTGGTGCTGCCTGCTAACTGATATGTCCTCCCAAGCCTCTTTCACCAGGCTTTTTTTTGTCATGGAACAGGCCAACTAGCTCATGCAGTGTGTCCATCCCCATCCAAACTGCTTGCAATAgggagttatgatgtggagatgccggtgatggactggggtggacaaatgtaaggaatcttacgacaccaggttatagtccaacagttttatttgaaaatcacaagctttcggaggcttcctccttcctcaggtgacgaaggagaaagcctctgaaagcttgtgattttcaaataaaactgttggactataacttggtgttgtaagattccttacaataggGAGTTAGGAAGAGGAAGGTCATGTTGTCTGAGGCAGTGAGTAGGCAGTAAATCTGACTTTCCTCTCTTTATAACCCCTCATCCTTCTGCAATTTATCTCAGTTAACATCTGTGCTGGCATCTCCCCTACTATTTCAACTGTTTAAATGCCTCTTAATTGCAGGTTACAGTTAATGATAAGGATTACTACTTCTTCCTTTTCAATTTAGGGCCTGCTGTATAGGGTCTATAAGTTTACTATTTGGCCAACATACTGAGAGCAATAAAATAATGTATTGAATCtttgcaaaaataattaaaattaacCCTCACTTAACCTCTCCATAGAGCACAAACAGCAATTTCAGGCTGTAGATAAGTAAGTAGATGAATAAAAGTTCACACTTACGTATAAAACAAACGATACTGTGCATCCGGTGGTGCTTTCTCATTGATCTCCCAGGTACAGTTCATACAGGAATTGTCATAAAAAATACATGACAGATTGTCATGTAAGGGATAGCAAGGTTGATTACCTGTATCAGTGAAAAATTTTGAAAAATTATATATACATACAATATGAATataaaaatatttgcaggggatgagCCTTTCTTGCCTTATGCAGGCACTCTTCATtacttcatagaatcttacagcgcagaaggaggccattcgtcccatcgtgcctgtgccagctctttgaaagagctgtccaattagtcccactcgcttGCTTtgtccccacagccctgctaattttttcctTGTGCCCATTAATGTGTTGCATTCAAAGGGTTAAGCACAATGGTGCTGGATGTTGGCATGGTGCCCAGGTAAACCACcacacagtggggtagattttggtcctgggttttttcttttttttgattctcccaggagattacatggctgcggagttgggggaggaggagcggagatgtggtggggggaaagggagggagaggaatgtgggagagagggaggaagtgttTGATCATGATTAGAAAGCGCTTCACATTCATTGAATTACATTGACCGTAGGTTGATTGTGTCATGTAAGAAAGCTTTTGACTATTTAACATCTGAGCCTCAAACCAAGTTTAAGGAGCTGTGCGCCTCAGGCATTGCTAGCAGTAATGCTGTGATTTCATCTCGAGTGATCTGTCAACTACAAACATCATATTTAAAAGTTAATTAAAAGCATAGTGCCGATTCTTCTACCTTACCAGTGCCATCTATGAACAGGTGAGTGGGGTAAACAGACCTTATTCACTGAGCAACTCACTATTCTGTGTCATGCCAAATGACTCTGGAAGAGGGAAGCTGGATTATAGTAGCTCAGAGGAGTGGATGGTGCAGTGAACTAGTTACTAACCTTTCAAATCTGTgacctgggttcaagtccctgtttgGTGGCTGTAACGATCATTTGTGAAGTGAGTTTGGTCAGCTTCTAGTAAGTATAAATCCACAGTACAAAAACTGCCCCTAATTAATCATTCATTGGCACTAAATTGCCAATATCACTCAGAGGTCATTGaaagcttagagggttaaattatgaggacaagttgcataaacttagcttgtattccctacagtatcgaagattgaggggtgatctgattgaggtgtttaaaatgttaaaaggatttgatagggtagatagagagaaattatttcctcctgTGGGGgagatcaagaacgaggggacataatcttaaaattagagctgggccattcaagagtgaaatcaggcagaactttttcacacaaagggtagtggaaatctggaactatctccctcaaaaagctttggatgctgggacaattgcagctttcaaggctgaaatcaaatagatttttgttgggtaagggtctcaagggatatggatcaaaggcggataaatggagttgagatgcagatcagccatgatctaattgaatggcgcaccaggcctgaggggctgaatgacctactcctgttcctaatgttcctatgactGTGGGAAATTGAGAAACttaataaatgtttttaaaatcaaGAAGAGTTTTAACAGAGTGACTAGGGAAAGAGCATTTCCTCTGATTGGGCAGCAATGACCAGGGGTTACCAAGAGAGCGTAGGAAAAAATCATTTTAGAGCGTGGAATGCTGTGCCACAGGAATAGTTGAcgcagagaccattacatctTTTGAGGGAAGAATGGGtaactatttgaagcagaggaagatacagggtttTAGGAAGGAAACAGAGCATTGGGATTGTTTTGGAATACTTTAGCAAAGAGCAGCTACCGACATGACAGGTCACATGTCTCTGATTCTAAATATCGCACTGTTGCAGTAAGGGATGCTCTTCTGCATTAGGGGTTGAGGCACAGTTTTGGAACAGGGAAGAGGGaccgtaacaacaacaacttacatttatatagcggctttaacgtagtaaaatgtcccaaggcacttcataggagcgattatcaaacaaaaattgacaacgagtcacataaggagatattaggataggtgaccaaaagcttgggtcgaagagataggttttaaggagcatcataaaggaggagagagaggtacagaggcagagaggtttagggaggtaattccagagcttagggcctaggcagctaaaggccaccaatggtggagcgattaaaatcggggatgcgcaagaggccagaattggaggagcgcagagatcttggagggttgtagggctggaggaggttacagagatagggaggggtgaggccatggagggatttgaaaacaaggatgaaaattttaatatcgaggcattgccagaccgggcgggagccaatgtaggtcagcgagcacaggggtgatgggtgaacgggacttggtgcgagttaggatacaggcaactcTGCATTTAACTGTTGGGTATTTGACTCGAAgcagatgctgacactgggtgcctgaaatggaaaccgTTCTATTCCCCAGGATAAAAACCCCctgaccttgatgagcacaagatTCAGCAAATAAAACCATGGAAAATCTTTAATTATTTCAATATGAAAAATAGTATAAGTAAAGGCAAACCATATCGTATTGCATTTTTAGATCTGGGGGTTGGATTTGAATTCAAACTCTGGTGATGGGATGAAGGATATAATTTTTGACAGTTTTAGGGGTTCTAATTGGAATTACTTTGGGCAGTTGAAACCCAGCTCCTTTGGGCATGAGTccatagcacaaaactgcccattaTTCACCATTAATCATCATTTAATTGACAACCTCCCTCAGGAAAACCAAACGGGTAACTGGTTGTGGGAAATTGAACTGTTTCACTGGTGCAGTACAGACTTGAAAACACTATTATCGTATCTTAGCAGGAATTACCACACATTCGATATAATTCTTTGGCTAAAAAACGAAGGAATAAATTTTACAATTTAGTCCTCCCGGCCTTGCTCAATGGAAGCATGGAGGTCAGTTCAATTCACAGCCCAGACAATTTCTCAGGTAAAGGTAATAATGACGGTAATGGTAAGAAAATCACCCGGATTGTGAATTGGGCGCTGATCTCTGTGCCCGAATTCTCGATATTATCTCGGTGCTAAGAGTACTAAATCGTAATATTTACCCATTTAATGTGCCGTATACATTGCACGGAAATAATTAAAAGTAACAAACGCGTTGGAATTCAACTATTCTGCGTCCTGCTGAGATGTTCACTTTAGAGATATGGGgggaaaaagaaaattggatgagggccgtttttgggcgcgggtagcatgATGCGCTATTTCCCCATgctcaatgacccctgcgcaggaaggatgcgagtttcggccggcccgaggactcagttgcaatcagcgttccatttcaggccttgcacgtggagtcaatgcaattcacactttccaccaccagggagagctcaatctcttaaagggaggatgtttcttagaaatctcttaaaggtagctggtacctgttgtttgctgaaaataacagtctactgtcggCACAGAGTCTGAGCGGCGATCTGGcattgcacatgtaaaatacagatgcaggacccgtccctatgtttgggtcattgataaagcagctgaagattgttgggcctaagacactgccctgaggatctgAAACAATgtctgacataagaacataagaaataggagcaggagtaggccatccggcccctcgagcctgctccgccattcaacaagatcatgactgatcttccacctcaacgccattttcctgcaccatccccatatcccttgatgcctttaatatccagaaatctatcgatctctgttttgaatgtactcagtgactgaacctccacagccctctggggagaattccaaagattcaccaccctctgagtgaagaaatttctcctcatctcagtcctaaatggcctaccccttattctgagactgtgacccctggttctagactccccagccaagggaaacatcctccctgcatctaccctgtcaagccctataagaattttgtatgtttcaatgagatcacctctcattcttctaaactctagagaatacaggccgagtcgactcaatctctcctcatacgacaatcccaccatcccaggaatcagtctggtgaacctttgttgcactccctctatggcaagtttatcttttcttaggtaaggagaccaaaactgtacacaatactccaattgtggtctcaccaaggtcctagataattacagtaagacatctttattcctgtactcaaatcctcttgaaatgaaggccaacataccatttttttttttttcgttcacaggatgtgggtgtcgctggcaaggccggcatttattgcccatccgtaagagggcaattaagaatcaaccacattgctgtgggtctggagtcacatataggccagactgggtaaggacagcaggtttccttccctaaaggacattagtgaaccagatggctttttacgacaatccggtagtttcatggctatcattactgatattagtattttaattccagatttttatttaattaattgaatttaaattcgccagccgccgtggtgggatttgaactcgtgactctggattttagtccaggcctctggattactagcccagtaacataaccactacactaccgtacccatttgccttgctaattgcttgctgcacctgcatgttagcttttagtgactcatgtacaaggacacccaggtccctttgaacatcaacatttcccaatctctcaccatttaaaaaatactctgcatttctgtttttcctaccaagtggataacttcacatttttccacattttattccatctaccatgttcttgcccactcacttagcctgtctatatccccttgatgcccctttgcatcctcctcacaactcacattcccacctagttttgtgtcatcagcaaatttggaaatattacatttggtcccctcatccaaatcattgatatagattgtttctagctggggcccaagcaccgatccctgcggtaccccactagtcacagtctgccaacctgaaaaagacccgtttattcctactctgttttctgtctgttaaccaattctcaatccatgcctgtatattatccccaataccatgtgctctaactttgttcactaacctcctgtgtgggaccttatcaaaagccttctgaaaatccaaatacaccacatccactggttcccccttatctattctactagttacatcctcaaagaactccaataggtttgtcaaagatgatttccctttcataaatccatgttgactctgacaaaccctatcattattttctaagtgtcctgttatcacatcctttataatagattttagcgttttccctactactgatgtcaggctaaca
Proteins encoded in this region:
- the LOC137322734 gene encoding interleukin-5 receptor subunit alpha-like, yielding MLLAPSFLIMAIIWTITVNGTALTSSKEMSNQPCYPLHDNLSCIFYDNSCMNCTWEINEKAPPDAQYRLFYTLKYSKKIKNCTNYHKNGRRNVTCHVQKFELNPFDKATICVAESSQKLTNPYCKDIVPVICYKSSPPINVKVTESEVEWEHPGGKHPSNFFFYQIRITDWSNNVKKIENVQLEKWNIGNRMKSYSVQVRARINNGLHGSLWSDWSQPVNIEPEQKDLFLLKISIAVAVTFVAMVLLLMFICRRFRLLENLCQPIPDPKQKFKDLFEYHNGDFQKWCNAHYPVAKVPEECIPVTVED